A genomic region of Streptosporangium lutulentum contains the following coding sequences:
- a CDS encoding serine hydrolase domain-containing protein, translating into MSVSGLSTVRLARMREVLTGHVTRGDLPGLVTLVARRGEVHVEAIGSTETGGGGPMRRDSIFRIASVTKQITAAAAMILIEECRLRLDDPVDELLPELADRKVLRRPDGPLDDTVPAHRPITPRDLLTFRMGIGAVMAQPGEHPIQRAMDETGLAPAPQAAPIEPDECAAYSTLVSGKATITKDDLTLPEAVRHAVRKYRHVRRLPDR; encoded by the coding sequence ATGAGCGTTTCAGGTCTGTCGACGGTACGGCTCGCAAGGATGCGCGAGGTGCTGACCGGGCATGTCACACGCGGCGACCTGCCGGGCCTGGTCACCCTGGTGGCCCGGCGCGGCGAGGTGCACGTGGAGGCGATCGGCAGCACCGAGACCGGTGGCGGCGGGCCGATGCGCCGTGATTCGATCTTCCGTATCGCCTCGGTCACCAAGCAGATCACGGCGGCGGCGGCGATGATCCTCATTGAGGAGTGCCGGCTGCGGCTGGACGACCCGGTGGACGAGCTACTGCCCGAACTGGCCGACCGCAAGGTTCTGAGGCGGCCCGACGGACCCCTCGACGACACGGTGCCGGCACACCGGCCGATCACCCCGCGCGATCTGCTGACGTTCCGGATGGGCATCGGCGCGGTGATGGCACAGCCCGGGGAGCATCCGATCCAGCGGGCGATGGACGAGACCGGGCTCGCCCCCGCCCCGCAGGCCGCACCGATCGAGCCCGATGAGTGCGCGGCGTATAGCACGCTGGTATCCGGCAAGGCAACCATCACAAAAGACGATCTGACCCTTCCCGAAGCAGTTCGTCATGCCGTTCGGAAATATCGCCACGTCCGGAGGCTCCCAGACCGATAA
- a CDS encoding DUF4276 family protein produces the protein MTDPITMSPQAAGPITIASIVEGDGEVSALPVLLRRIAGSLSVWNVRIPTPRRIPRSKLIAPGGVEDAVLQASYQVTGAGGILLLIDSDDDCPASLGPTLLQRAREARGDKGISVVLAHREFEAWFLAAAASLSGCRGLADPLNPPPDPEGIRGAKEWLSARKTDGTPYKPTVDQAGLASAFDMEQARKAAPSFDKFWRDIERLLRGGS, from the coding sequence ATGACCGACCCGATCACTATGTCCCCCCAGGCGGCCGGTCCGATCACGATCGCCTCCATCGTGGAGGGTGACGGCGAGGTGTCCGCGCTTCCCGTGCTGCTCCGCAGGATCGCCGGATCGCTCTCGGTCTGGAATGTGCGGATTCCTACGCCGCGCCGCATACCGCGAAGCAAACTCATCGCCCCCGGTGGAGTCGAGGACGCTGTTCTCCAGGCTTCCTATCAGGTAACCGGCGCGGGCGGAATCCTGCTGCTGATCGACTCCGATGACGACTGCCCAGCCTCCCTCGGCCCCACGCTCCTCCAGCGGGCCCGTGAGGCGCGCGGTGACAAGGGGATCTCGGTGGTGCTCGCCCACCGGGAGTTCGAGGCATGGTTCCTGGCCGCTGCGGCGTCGCTGTCCGGGTGTCGAGGTCTTGCTGATCCGCTAAATCCGCCACCGGATCCGGAGGGGATCCGGGGTGCCAAGGAATGGCTCTCCGCCCGAAAGACGGACGGCACGCCGTACAAACCGACTGTGGATCAAGCGGGACTGGCAAGCGCATTCGACATGGAGCAGGCCCGCAAGGCCGCGCCATCCTTCGACAAGTTCTGGCGTGATATCGAACGACTTCTGCGAGGTGGCTCATGA
- a CDS encoding AAA family ATPase, which translates to MGQVSPFLRRVQVTDYKSIASCEVVFTPLLVLLGPNGAGKSNFVDALRFVADALDSTPADAVAKRGGLDEVLRQVPEPVDQLTVYLEFVIEVAGKPTPAEYGFTIGRDSTGRRPLVVKEEHCVIHRGQSDSGSGGTRFDVMAGLVTGGGGIEQDRLYLPLAATQDDFSDVYYDLRNMLFHHLDVDEMRQFHSDQRTGRIGYSGEHIGSVLGELAFRYPVFKARIDDYLKAIVPDALGMDERLIDKYSTVELRTRDGERPFGPEAISVGTFHAAGVLAALFQPAVLDGQTMLVAIEEPETALHPAVAGALFDALTEASERVQVVITTQSADLLDRDDFDPSSVRVVTMNGGVTVIGKIDEVSRRLVEEKRTTLGELMRGGQLQSEVGE; encoded by the coding sequence ATGGGACAGGTGTCGCCGTTCCTACGGCGAGTGCAGGTGACCGATTACAAGAGCATCGCCTCCTGTGAGGTCGTCTTCACCCCGCTGCTGGTCCTGCTGGGGCCCAACGGGGCGGGGAAGAGCAACTTCGTCGACGCGCTGCGGTTCGTGGCGGATGCGCTGGATTCGACTCCGGCCGATGCCGTGGCCAAGCGTGGTGGTCTGGATGAGGTGCTCCGGCAGGTGCCCGAGCCCGTGGACCAGCTCACCGTTTATCTGGAGTTCGTGATCGAGGTGGCGGGCAAGCCGACGCCGGCTGAGTATGGATTCACCATCGGCCGGGACTCCACAGGACGTCGCCCGCTGGTGGTCAAGGAGGAGCACTGCGTCATTCATCGGGGCCAGAGCGACTCTGGATCGGGGGGGACCCGATTCGATGTGATGGCTGGGCTGGTCACTGGCGGGGGAGGCATCGAGCAAGATCGGCTCTACTTGCCGCTGGCCGCCACCCAGGACGACTTCAGCGACGTGTATTACGACCTCCGGAATATGCTTTTTCACCATCTGGATGTCGATGAGATGCGGCAGTTCCATTCGGATCAGCGGACTGGGAGGATCGGCTACTCCGGAGAGCACATCGGATCCGTGCTCGGGGAACTCGCATTCAGGTATCCCGTGTTCAAGGCTCGCATTGACGACTATCTCAAGGCGATCGTCCCGGACGCGCTGGGGATGGACGAGCGGCTCATCGATAAGTACTCAACCGTGGAGTTGCGCACCCGAGATGGAGAGCGGCCGTTCGGACCCGAGGCCATCTCCGTGGGGACGTTCCACGCGGCGGGCGTGCTCGCTGCGCTGTTCCAGCCCGCCGTACTGGATGGGCAGACAATGCTGGTAGCGATCGAAGAGCCGGAGACCGCGCTCCATCCGGCCGTCGCCGGGGCGCTGTTTGATGCGCTGACCGAGGCGAGCGAGCGGGTCCAGGTCGTGATCACCACGCAGAGTGCCGACCTGCTCGACCGTGACGACTTCGATCCGTCCTCCGTCCGGGTGGTGACGATGAACGGCGGGGTCACGGTCATCGGCAAGATCGACGAGGTCAGCCGCCGTCTCGTTGAGGAGAAACGGACCACTCTCGGTGAGCTGATGCGTGGTGGCCAACTCCAGTCGGAGGTGGGCGAATGA
- a CDS encoding Nramp family divalent metal transporter, with the protein MTEVTRSHPLGVSRPDLAIADLPEPEEVFGVSRLGTKELFKYAVGPSLIALGISIGSGEWLLGPQAVGQYGFVGVGWVILVSAILQTFYNVECSRYVLATGESPVVGWGRVPPGFALWVPLSAFIIIFAFIAGGWAASAGQGVYALVHGEVAPAGAEEPRLWAIGLLLLVFAITAAARKISRTLELANWGMVGAILVALLLVDLFVVPFEIWWDAIRGFVTPAAPPAGITATQLGGLAGFTALASGLNWYVMGHYRDKGYGMGYRTGFIAGLRGPKSELLDSGVTFPDNPANAGRWRRWYRLLLMDMWGVFFVGAILGMLLPTILMARAVELSGQRPTQANVPTFVASALGDEYGQAMFVGALILGVLILFSTQLGIFEGMVRVVTDAAHATSPRLRVLIEGDPRRFYYPFMFGLLVVIAIVLHLALPISLVQWSANMSNLGALIYPFMLMYLNSKLPRPARPRWWHYVILVLNFLFFGFFFVNFIADFVGDPLVTF; encoded by the coding sequence ATGACTGAAGTCACCCGGTCCCATCCGCTCGGAGTCAGCCGTCCGGATCTCGCCATCGCGGATCTGCCCGAGCCCGAGGAGGTCTTCGGAGTCTCTCGGCTCGGTACGAAAGAGCTGTTCAAATATGCCGTCGGCCCAAGCCTTATCGCGCTCGGCATCTCCATCGGCAGCGGCGAGTGGCTGCTGGGGCCACAGGCCGTCGGCCAGTACGGGTTCGTCGGGGTGGGCTGGGTCATCCTGGTCTCGGCCATCTTGCAGACCTTCTACAACGTCGAGTGCTCCCGCTATGTCCTCGCCACCGGCGAGTCACCGGTGGTGGGCTGGGGGCGCGTGCCGCCCGGCTTCGCGCTCTGGGTGCCGTTGTCGGCCTTCATCATCATCTTCGCCTTCATCGCCGGAGGCTGGGCCGCCTCCGCGGGGCAGGGCGTCTACGCCCTCGTGCACGGCGAGGTCGCGCCGGCCGGCGCCGAGGAGCCGCGGCTGTGGGCGATAGGCCTGCTCCTGCTCGTCTTCGCCATCACCGCCGCCGCCCGCAAGATCAGCCGGACCCTGGAACTCGCCAACTGGGGCATGGTCGGCGCGATCCTGGTCGCGCTGCTGCTCGTCGACCTCTTCGTCGTGCCGTTCGAGATCTGGTGGGACGCGATCCGCGGCTTCGTCACCCCCGCCGCGCCGCCGGCCGGGATCACCGCGACCCAGCTCGGCGGGCTGGCCGGGTTCACCGCCCTCGCCTCCGGATTGAACTGGTACGTCATGGGCCACTACCGTGACAAGGGCTACGGCATGGGCTATCGCACCGGTTTCATCGCTGGGCTGCGCGGGCCGAAAAGCGAGCTCCTGGACAGCGGCGTGACCTTCCCCGACAATCCCGCCAACGCCGGTCGCTGGCGCCGCTGGTACCGCCTGCTGCTGATGGACATGTGGGGCGTCTTCTTCGTCGGGGCCATCCTCGGCATGCTGCTGCCGACCATCCTGATGGCCAGGGCCGTCGAGCTGTCCGGCCAGAGGCCGACCCAGGCGAACGTGCCGACGTTCGTGGCGAGCGCCCTGGGCGACGAATACGGTCAGGCCATGTTCGTCGGTGCGCTGATCCTGGGGGTGCTGATCCTCTTCTCCACCCAGCTGGGCATCTTCGAAGGGATGGTCCGGGTGGTGACCGACGCCGCCCACGCCACCAGCCCCCGGCTCCGGGTGCTCATCGAGGGCGATCCCCGGAGGTTCTACTACCCGTTCATGTTCGGCCTGCTGGTGGTCATCGCGATCGTGCTGCACCTGGCGCTTCCGATCAGCCTGGTCCAGTGGTCGGCCAACATGTCCAACCTGGGCGCGCTGATCTACCCGTTCATGCTGATGTACCTCAACTCCAAGCTGCCCCGGCCCGCCCGTCCCCGCTGGTGGCACTACGTGATCCTGGTGCTGAACTTCCTGTTCTTCGGGTTCTTCTTCGTCAACTTCATCGCCGACTTCGTCGGAGACCCGTTGGTGACGTTCTGA
- a CDS encoding ArsR/SmtB family transcription factor encodes MNLAETGTEVSQHLGVLRESGLVTRERSGRNVLYMTTALGASLSGTTTGPLAGRFTGRILRGDPMSDQTEFVDDDTRLTVR; translated from the coding sequence GTGAACCTGGCCGAGACCGGCACCGAGGTGTCGCAGCACCTCGGCGTGCTGCGCGAGAGCGGGCTGGTCACGCGCGAGCGATCCGGACGCAACGTCCTGTACATGACGACCGCCCTCGGGGCTTCCCTGAGCGGGACAACTACCGGCCCCTTGGCCGGACGGTTCACCGGGCGGATCTTACGGGGCGATCCGATGTCAGACCAGACCGAGTTCGTAGATGATGACACCCGGCTGACAGTGCGCTGA
- a CDS encoding serine hydrolase domain-containing protein, producing the protein MSVSGLSTVRLARMREVLTGHVERGDLPGLVTLVARRGEVHVEAIGSTETGGGGPMRRDSIFRIASVTKQITAAAAMILIEECRLRLDDPVDELLPELADRKVLRRPDGPLDDTVPAHRPITPRDLLTFRMGIGAVMAQPGEYPIQRAMDDAGLAPGPQAAPIEPDEWMKRLGDLPLVHQPGEKWMYHTGSDVLGVLMARATGRPLEELLKERLFEPLGMKDTGFHVPADKLDRLTASYRPDPGTGALVLDDDPRRSRWGRPPAFPSAGGGLVSTADDLLAFCTMMLNKGRYGGQRILSRPSVELMTTDQLTEGQKAENAVFFGGGSGWGLGVNVITRRNDLPAVPGRFGWNGGTGTSVYTDPAEELIGILLTQRHMTSPMPPAVIRDFWTCAYQAIDD; encoded by the coding sequence ATGAGCGTTTCAGGTCTGTCGACGGTACGGCTCGCAAGGATGCGCGAGGTGCTGACCGGGCACGTTGAACGCGGCGACCTGCCGGGCCTGGTCACCCTGGTGGCCCGGCGCGGCGAGGTGCACGTGGAGGCGATCGGCAGCACCGAGACCGGTGGCGGCGGGCCGATGCGCCGTGATTCGATCTTCCGTATCGCCTCGGTCACCAAGCAGATCACGGCGGCGGCGGCGATGATCCTCATTGAGGAGTGCCGGCTGCGGCTGGACGACCCGGTGGACGAACTGCTGCCCGAACTGGCCGACCGCAAGGTTCTGAGACGGCCCGACGGACCCCTCGACGACACGGTTCCGGCACACCGGCCGATCACCCCGCGCGATCTGCTGACGTTCCGGATGGGCATCGGCGCGGTGATGGCGCAACCCGGGGAGTATCCGATCCAGCGGGCGATGGACGACGCCGGGCTCGCCCCCGGCCCGCAGGCCGCACCGATCGAGCCCGACGAGTGGATGAAACGGCTCGGCGACCTGCCGCTGGTCCACCAGCCGGGAGAGAAATGGATGTACCACACCGGCTCCGACGTCCTGGGAGTCCTCATGGCCCGAGCCACCGGGCGGCCGCTGGAGGAGCTTCTGAAGGAGCGCCTCTTCGAGCCGCTCGGCATGAAGGACACCGGATTCCACGTGCCCGCCGACAAGCTGGACCGGCTGACCGCCTCCTACCGGCCCGATCCCGGAACGGGAGCGCTCGTTCTCGACGACGACCCCCGCCGGTCCCGATGGGGACGGCCGCCCGCCTTCCCGTCCGCGGGTGGCGGACTGGTCTCGACCGCCGACGACCTGCTGGCCTTCTGCACGATGATGCTGAACAAGGGCCGGTACGGCGGGCAACGCATCCTGTCCAGGCCCTCGGTCGAGCTGATGACCACCGACCAGCTCACCGAGGGGCAGAAGGCGGAGAACGCCGTGTTCTTCGGGGGTGGAAGCGGCTGGGGACTCGGGGTCAACGTCATCACACGGCGGAACGACCTGCCCGCCGTCCCCGGACGGTTCGGCTGGAACGGCGGCACTGGCACTTCCGTCTATACCGATCCGGCTGAGGAGCTGATCGGGATCCTGCTGACCCAGCGGCACATGACCTCCCCGATGCCACCTGCCGTGATCCGCGACTTCTGGACCTGCGCCTACCAGGCCATCGACGACTGA